CGAAATCGTCGGTGCCATCCGAGATCTTGAGCATCACCGCTTCCAGCGGGATGTCGACCCAGAGCGCGGCGATCAGGCAGGACAGGCCCAGGGTGTAGGCGACCGGCATGCCCATCGCGCAGAGAGCCGAGAACGAGCCGAGGAGGACGAGCGCATCCACCGCCCCCCTCCTACTCCAGCGCCTCGGCCTGGTCGCGGTACATCACGGAGGTCGGCGGCGGGTCGCCGATCCACACACGCTCGACGATGAAGAGCAGCGTCACCATACCGCCGAGCGGCAGCGGAGCGTAGGTGACGCCGACCGACAACAGCGGGAACTCCGCGATCACCTGGTGCCAGGTCGCGCGCACGAGCTGGACGCCCCACACGACCATGAAGAGACAGGTCACCGTCATGGCGGCGTCCACCAGCCACGACAACCCCCGGCGGATGCGCGCGTCCACCGAGTCCACGATCGCCCGCACCGCCATGTGGATGTTGGCGCGGTACACTGCCGCGCCGCCCAGGAACGAGAACACGATCATCAGAAGGACGGCGGCCGGCTCGGGCCAGGAGGCGGCGGCGTTCAGCACGTAGCGCATGAAGACGCCGTAGGGAATGATCAGCGTGATGACGACCAGGCTCACGCCGGAGATGACGACGCAGGCCACGTACAGCCCTTCCATGGCCGCGGCATAGTGAGCCTTGACACCCACGTCACCGGGTCTCCTCGATGCGCTTGACCAGCGCCGTCCACTTCGACCCGTACTTGTCGCGCACCGGCCGGGTGGCCTCGTAGAACGCCTTCTTGTCGACCTCCACGAACTGCACGCCGGAAGCTTTCAGCTTCTGTACCGACTGGGTGACCATCTTGTCCCACAGCTCGCGCT
This portion of the Candidatus Methylomirabilota bacterium genome encodes:
- a CDS encoding TRAP transporter small permease; amino-acid sequence: MGVKAHYAAAMEGLYVACVVISGVSLVVITLIIPYGVFMRYVLNAAASWPEPAAVLLMIVFSFLGGAAVYRANIHMAVRAIVDSVDARIRRGLSWLVDAAMTVTCLFMVVWGVQLVRATWHQVIAEFPLLSVGVTYAPLPLGGMVTLLFIVERVWIGDPPPTSVMYRDQAEALE